The DNA window aacaatattagtAATTAGAAGAAcgttattagtatttttgtgcAAGTGTGAATTAGCTGTATCTTCAAAATGAAAAGTCAtttatattgcatttttttaccAGAAGGCGAAATTGACGATGGTtactttttgaaaaattataatcagCTAATATATAGCTACAGCTAAAATAAGCCACGCGTGAAATCTagaattctttattatttagatgTTCTACAAGTTCtgataaagattaaaaatatatatatttgccaTTTAGCAAACCATTTAAATACGACCTCTTCGATACCACATTCGAATGCTAGTCTAATAATAGTAAACTGTTTTGTCGCGACGAATTTACATCTAATAGAAAAAAGTCAACTGGTTTTCAACAGACGTAGTATGTAGAAAATAAACTGATTTGCAagtcaataacaataaacaaactcattagAGTACGAGTATTGACGAGTTTCAAGATGTCTGCGATTGTGAAGGTCGAGTGGTTAAAAGCAAAGCTATCTATAAGATTGTATAGTTGTTGCTCCAAGTCTAATAGACATGGGAGATATAGGCATTGACTAGGTACCATAAGCCGAAATTTCTCATAGCACATGCAAGGTCCGCCTCTGGTCCCATAAtttcataaactttattttactaCAGAGTTGTccatttgaatgtttgtttgtaccTAGTTTCCTACATATTGCAATAAAGCTgcaaattttagtatttttgagtGCTTTCTACAACCGATACTGGGTGACAAGGTAGATAGACTGTACTGCAGAATACCAAATGTAGATATTATGATACAATGCGCTACACTGACttctcgaaataaaaataaaaaaacattaaaacatacatttaataaatcgattaacaaataattgtaacaatattgtataacaatagaattaatatattcttataaaaataagttcaaatgcataattatatacgatttgattttaaataaactacttGAATTAATATCAATCGTGTATCTTCAAATGCTCGACAGAACAAACGTTATCaaactgacaaaaaatattgtctttgcCATAGTTAGACTTCACGTATAGACAAGGCCTTACCATGgaattgatataataattattatttgtatctcttttcatgtGATAAGTTCATGAGAAGAGACTTGGACCTTTTAAAAGtcgtacacggggacacaggtccaacatgcagaggccacGTTTATAGGTATTATATGTcagtttattcaaaatttagcaaaatcggtttagtcattttatggttgtaaattgcattttcatcgggtttgaagctcccctaaaatttcagcctgcttatcgggaagtgcttcaaaattgagttgcaaaaattcaaccggagcgacaaacaaacaagaaaagtgaatgTCTAAAAACGGGGTTGAAATTGATGGGGCATCTATCAGGAATCATCGACGACCGTTATATAAACTAATATTAGgtgtgaaatataatatataaggCTATTGTAATAAATGACCTATTAACCTGCTTGGCCACGATTGTATAAGTGTAGCCTATATTCGACATTAGACCATCATAATTCAATTGAGTGAAACTTATAAACTTtagttttatatgtatttatataaaataatcttcatTTTATGAAGACAATAACTATATGTAACAAGGTCAACATTTATACAGACTAgatatatgtaagtataataCAATAAgatataaatgatttataaaaatattttcatcgaatttatttcgtatttcaaCGTTTGTATAATAAGATAttgtatataaatacaaatataagaaatattttcataaaaaatctactaaaaagcataatatttgacatacaaattaataataaaatttataacaatgttaataaataacagtctaaaaccaaaaatttaaacaaaagaagtcTTAACTTAGATTTATAACTAAATACCATCAAATAAACTGGTCAAAAACTAATATTGCATTGCATtgcgttttttaataatatcatattattatctaataatatttttgagacagtattttaaaatattagaaaagtttGATATGTAAGACTTAAGTTAAACTTGATACGGTACTCAAAATACGTAACGTatcaatctaaaaatattgtttaacaattAAGAGTAGCAGTTaagttaaaatgtatgttttcaaAAAACGATAACTAATTTAACTTAGGCAGAAATAAGCTGGAACAAGTCTACTTGGTAAACTAAATGTGTTTTTCGAAATCCTCAGAAATGGCTCACAGAACTGGCAACCATTTAAATGACGTACATAAATTGACGTTACATTCCTAATACAAGCATTCAACAACTTTCTCTTAATGACTACAAAAATTATTGTCTGTTAGCAATTTCCTGGAAATATACAATggtatatacaaaatataaaacatgcaGCATTAAATGCAAGTATCTACTTCTATCTACAGTTAGCTGACTTTAAATTACTGCCACCGAATGCAAAACTTATACTAACTAATCTTACTGTCTGGTAATACTTAAAAGCTACGATAAGGTAATTGGCTTATGCACTTTTATGAACAAGTGAGCAAAATCCATACTTCCAAATAATCTTGATCTTTACAACCAAATTAAGACAATGAAATTGCAATTATGTTAGCAATTTCTCGCGTtgagaaaaatgttttgatttagaGTCTAACAAAGTGACATtatatgttaataattatagtgaTTATAAACACTTGTGTCACGGTTGCCTCGCCCCTCCCTTGAGTGAGTTGACATACACGAATACTGACTTATCTATGAAATATGCTCTCATGATCATAAATGTATCTACAGTTGCATAAACCAACACCAAAACAATAATCAAGTCATATATACAACGATGTAACTAacaatacatttcttttaaattctttcTCAAAATCTTACCCGCTGCGCTTTTCGGGATTTCCTTTACAAACTGTACTTCTTTGATCTTCTTGAAGACTGCTACTTTACTGTTGACGTAGTCTAGTATTTCGTCGTCCTTCAACGTTTGTCCTTGCTGAGTGACCACGAAGGCTTTAGGCAGCTCTCCTGATATTTCATCAGGGATGCCTAGGACGGCACAGTCTAGAACTTTCGGATGGGTTCGTAGTACCATTTCTAGTTCCGCTGGGGGGACTTGGAAACCTTTCACCTGGAAATCGcattttaacaattatattcTAAAGAGTTGGGACAAATAATGAAGCTGAAGGAAATCAATGtgaaagttgaaataaaaaccgatcacctaatctcagtaatagggttccctTTTACCCTTTGAGTGCGAAACCATATACACACTTAGCCAGGAGCAGTCCGTGTGTGTATTCGTATCCAAATTCGAACGATGGCAAAAACCAGCATTTTcgagtaacattttttttagtggCATTGATGATTTGatacttaaaacgtttttttttttaggataaacataaaaatatatgaccaGAATATTTACGTCCCAATGTAAGTTGCTGGTCACAGAGCCCCCATACAGGGAAGGCTTGAGtgttgatcaccacgctagctcactgcgggttggcgatttcagatttgaATATTTGGAATCGAGCTTTCCTCACGACGTTTTCCTATATCGTGAATTTTTATCTCTAAAAAGTTACATTGCTTTGTTATCTAACCTGCACATAGTGCATAAAAATCTATACATCTGCCATAAGGCTACCCGGATACTTTCGATATTACGGCATACTTTAGGTTTCATGGACCTCTCCTTACCTTGATAAGTTCCTTGAGCCTATCAGTAACATATAAATACTTCTTGTCATCATATCGCCCTATATCACCGGTCTTGTACCATCCATCTTCAGTCATAACCTCTTTGGTAGCTTCCTCGTTTTCATAGTAGCCATTCATGACGTTTGGTCCACGGTACCAGATTTCACCCTCctgataaataagtttttggTTAATTTTAGAACTGATGTCACTTAGAAACGTTTTAAGAATCTTTTATAAGGAAAAAACAGGATTGTTTGTCCATAAGCCAGCTACAAGTTTGCTTTAAGACTAATCTTTCTACAGGAAAAGGTCTTTTTTCTATTACTTATGCATGAGGTCacgtttatatgtatatttattgttgatCCTTGCAAAACACTACTGGACTACTTGTCAATAAAAGActtcataatattgtttagtgGGTTATTAAGATGACAAAATATTCTTTCTTCATTTGGTTAACACATAACTACTGAGATAAAGTGTTTTTTGTAGTGAAGAAGTGGGGAGCTTTATTATGTCCCACACCTCCTGACCTAAGTATTTTTAGAAGATATCTCTATAGCTACATTCGATAAAAGCTTCTCGTACCTGACCAGGCCCCAAAGCCTCTTGTGTCTGTAGGTCAGCAATCTTCACTTTGCTGCTAGGGAACACATGGCCGACTGACGCATGATTGTGATCGTCGTTCCTGCCAACAGATATTCCCCCGTTTGTCTCCGTAAGTCCATAGCCTTGACGGAAGTTAATTGCTTTCTGGAAACAATATTTTGAGAGTGTGTTaatgtggtattttttttggtacgggtaattttattttgaagctTGATATTAAGCTGTCTAAACGAAAAAGGAACTTAAAACTTTCGGATCTATTCATTGAGTTAAAACATTATAGATTCATCATCACCCAAGCCAGCCAGCCattttcccagctatgttgtTCCCTTCCAGTGTAACCGCATGCAGCAAAGTCTGAGTGTTTCATTTGAAATTGCCTCTCTGACCTGtccaacccagttacttgggcaactcGATACCCTTTACTAAGTCTGTTTGCCAGACTTTTCTAGCTTTTAAATACCCGTAAAGTCAGTCAAAGATCTactaacagctgggacccataatttaacgtttTATGCGAAACAAGTAGGAACTAGAATAACATGAATAGTCACTCATCTTTGGAACGAACGTATTAAGCGAAGCTTAACCTGAGATCGACCAACTTGTGCGAAACAAAACCTTTAATTCTAATACATGAACATACATACCAaccacttatttaaataattttattgtagatCCTATTCAGTAACTAATCCAGTACCTTGACAGTGGATTATATTCCGGTAAAGGTTAACGCtgattaaaataagaaatagaaTTGAGTAATTGTAATGACAACGCATTCATTATCAACTAATCGTGGGTTAATACAATTATCAAGTACAAAAGTGATAAATATCTGTTGACAATGGTTTAGTATCTGAATAAAATGGCATTATATTCGTTATCAATCAATAACCTTATCCTTATCATAACCCCTGGTTGTATAGATGAGTGGAGGTGTTATTCTTACAATATATCAATCGTGATagaaatgtttgaaataattgtACTTCAAGTTTTGAGATCTGGCGACTGTTTGCAGTCATTCAATACATAGAATTAGATTGTAGCCGTATGTCCATCTATACTCAATATTAAGTTGTTTGTTGCACGCCTCAAACGATCTGAatactactttattttaaagatttatttctttaccgttttatttaatgtaagttATGATAAACAACGTTTTGAGTCCTTTGTCTCTAAcaactaatctatatctattagTATGAAAGGAATAAATAAGACTCAATATGTTCTGTTACATTTCGTATTTCTACAGTTTCAGGCGAGAGTCCTAGTAGAAAATTATATGAGACCAGATCCAACCAACTCAAGAAATTATGAAAGAGAGACGACGAGAGACGACCAGTATACTGACTGGCTTCCAAGCTGactcatataattttaaatatctacaataatttaattcatcTAAATAGTCTACGATATTTGCAGACACTACATTGCAGTGCGTTTGCTTTATATCTTGTAACAACATAAAGTAAAGAGTAGAtgcaaatatttgataaaaccGCATAAATAGTACCTGCAtgatcatttataaatatagtacATAGTCGGATGGAAACTTTTACAGTCGAAACGCAACATACATAGAATTCTGACAAAACAAGATCTTAATCCTCAAGAGATATACATGTCTGTTTAGTAAGATAGCAATTTATCAATTACAACCAGTTAAGAAGACAATACTTTAATCGTTCCGGTCAAACGAGTCATTAGGTTGACGAACCTGACGtccaaaagtaataaaataatgctttctaatttaaatatacaacaatcattcattaaaatttcattacgtaattattaacatatataaatgcaataataaCTTATAGTAATTTGTTTATCAGTTAGATTTAAAATAGGTCACATTTGTAGATAATTTAGTCAGAGtctaaatatgaaatacaattactaaacttgaatgaataaaaataaacaaatgaattattttaactttaggACTAATcagactacacggatagccgagcggtataacaacacgccaaacccactatgcgcgacttgtcgtgagttcgattcccgcgtaagACAGTATGTTCCACAAATTATATGTTGTATGATAAATActtgtttgaataattttcttaGAGTGAGAGTCGTTGTTTAAGATTTGTCAGCCTTGGTTGACACGCCGCTCTAgctgtaaattattttcaaaacccCGTCTTGTTTTCGTTGATTCGGGCTTCTATACTATCTACAAGGTACTATCATTTGATCGagtatattataatgataatgcATTTTACGATCCGTCGATCATAAAGATAACTATATGATACTGATGATtgcaatattatattgaatCGGGTAATTTTAAGAGCAATTACAAAAATGACTCTAGAAAAATGTAGTTAGTAATTACGACTTTACTTTACGTTTAACGCAAAGGAGTTTAGAAACCTATTTACATGTATTCGATGTCAAAAagacagggccccaattccgctattaaCTATGGCCGATGAATGTATAGCAACAGGATTTAATTTGACACTTTTCCTATTTTCCTAAGCATTGTGCCAATACAGTAATTGTATATTCATTGCATTGACCGAAACTGTTCCGCCCCTGAATTTCCCATAATTGCAATTATTTCTAAGGTCATTGTTAGTAGCGGAATTGGGGTCCAGGTATGAAACGCGACAGACCCTTGAAGTCTAAAACAAACAGGgctagtaaaattatttgtagagTAAAGACAAAGagcaaaacgtaaacaaaacgCTCATATCAACTGAAGTACTTATTACATAGGTATTAACAGTCAAACAAACTGCCGTAGCTCATAATATTGGTATttctttcaaaacaaaaaaaaataatctcttaaaaacatttaatcgTTACATGAAGGGTCACGTCTTAATGGAGTTTGGACTTCGATCGAAAatcagatatttaatttaatctgtgTATTATTTGTTCACTCAAAGACTTATTTAAAACGTAATCTATTGTTTCGAAATCAAAGTCCAAAATgacttttgaaaaacattacGGATTATTGATGATTAGTAAGAATGTAAATAGACAGTTATCATAGTATAGGTAGgttaaacatataaatataatagtactAAAATTTACAAAGACCGGCTGTTCATAAACGGGCCAATGATGACCTTAAACCAAGGATATCATTACTTGtaaatcacaaatatttttgccaaaGCCATGTTTGCTTTCATATAATGTAAGAATCAGTCTGTCAATCCACTAATAACCACATTGAAGCACGGATaaccaagtggttgaggtcaccaggCCAAACCCAATCAtcgtgtcgcgggctcgatccccgcgcaggacaagcatttgtgtgatccacgaatacattagagtttaaaaaaaaacatttgcttaCATTTTTAGCGACGATGGCTTCAGCATCCTGAGCGGAAATTGGAGCCGCGCCACTGATGATCCCGTACACTGACTCCAAGTGCTTAGGCGTAACCGCTGGGTGCTTTCCAAGGAATACCACTGTAAAAATTCAGGAGATTTACCTTAGTAGTCATAGAGAAAGAATATAAAACGTATGAATAAGGTTTTAAGGCTTGTCTGCTAAGTCAGGTGACAATTTATTAGTCATTTAATAGCCGCAAATAAATTCTTGCTTTATCGCTATTCTCTCAGAAGCACAGCTAAGTTATATCCTcgtaaaatgattataatattgcaCTATTTTACAGTATTATTGCCGCTTTTCGACATGGTAATTAGTGGCCTATGCGTTTACATAAGTTGTCAGCTacttccaaaaataattttatcaagatcACCACCTGTTTAAGCGGTAagaagtaacaaatataatgacaaataaaaacgaTCAAAATTCTTCGCCTATCGCAGTAAAATCATTTACAATCTTACCCATAGGAGGTACCAAGAACAACACTTCAGCCTTGTGTTGTACGAGAGTCTTGAGAAACAGCTCTGGCTTGAAGTATGGCAACGTGACCATCTTAGCTCCCTGCGTCATTTGACTTAACATGAGCGAGTTAAAACCGAAGATGTGGAAGAATGGTAGGATAGCTGGCAACACCGCCTGGTTTGTTgctaggataaaaaaaaaacgttttatggCCGGTGATATTAAATggttatatattatttttttatctaatcagAATTGCAAAAGAACCATTTTGAATCGTCCAAGAAAGGGTGCAGTGTGGATTTACCACAATAAATGTTGGATACCCCAGGCGATGGATATTAGAAATTCTGATCATATTCTAGGacctgtataaaatatttattcagctCTCAGAAAATCTTTTCACTCTATGGTTAATTTTCACGGAgatttttgattatttctttttcagaataCGTACCAGATTCTAAGAAGTACCGAACAAAACGTGTATAGACTTACCAGTAGTCTCCTTACAGACAACAATCTCCGGATCAATAATTTGCTGATTCATGGCTAATACACTCGCATGGGTGAGCGCCACAGCCTTAGGAAACCCTGTAGTTCCACTGGAAAACGGCAAAATTGCCAGATCTTTAGGACCCCTTCGCACAGCCTTCAAACAGTCCGTATCCAGGTTAAAGTCTTCTGCAAACTCGGCAAATCGTATTGTGCCTTCAGGGAGTCCTTCATTTTCTACGAGAACTATTGGTATGTCCATCTGAAGCTCGCTTAATGCTTGTTTAATGTTCGCATACGAAATATTTGATGCAACAACAGCTTTGCATTTAATTAGCTGTATTTGGCGTTTCAGTTCGTCtgaaatagattttatgttaaatgagTATTGTATTGTGACGACAAGGTCTTGGGAAGATTATGAGtatgatttacaaaaatataataaattaatcaaatgtatttaatataatttatgtaagcAGCGAAATAAACAATGCGCTTTCAGACAATTAGCTACAAATTATGGTCGAatgaattatgtataaaatttaaatgacgtCAACTTTACATAAATGGATGTaaacgatttatattttaataataatgattaagcattttgtttttgtgattgtttttgatattaatgCCCTGATTGATGTCACCCACCATGCCTAGTGTCGCAGGGAACCAAATACCTACACAGGATCTCAGGATCTCGACACTCTGGTCTCTTGCCCTCATAGCCTAATGGGTCAGCAATCCGACACGACCGAATAGATATCGAGCGTAGGACCTAAATTAATACCTGCCTTCCAAAACACAAAATCTGTGATACGAGAAACGCACGAACAAATATTCGAAAAGAGATAGATAGAAAGATCATATTCATCAACTCAAAACTGTTGACTGGACGTCTTGGAGTGTGGCGATTACTACAGCTGCTGACAGTTTAGGCACTTACCTACTGTATAAACAGGATTCATCATACTAGCCACACAGCCAGCCTGCAGTACTCCCAATATCGTGCAAGCATACTCCGGGATATTAGGCAGGATTATGGCAACCTTATCATCATTTTGCAATTTCAGCTTCGATCGTAGAGACGCAGCAAATGCTATGGACATCCTATGAGTTTGAGCGTACGTATAACCGCGGCCTGTTACTGCACATACCTAAAACAGGTTTTATCCTTATGATTATTTGCCTTAAATAATAGCAAATTTGATATGGGTACatgaattttgacaaaaacaacTTAGTCAATTTAATGCTAACGAATTTTAGCAAGTATATTTACATCCGAAAAttcattttccttatttttttggttgcggtcactaaaaatacttttatggaACCTCcctaccagtattttacaagcaAGATCTcttatctatatatttatttttgagatatttataaattgttgtgTGTAGGTACTAagtattattgaatttaattccGACCATCCAATTTACATACACTAATAGCAAGGCTTTTTGCCAGAGCGAAAACAATCCCTAAACGGGTTGGGCGGTAGCCCTGAGGCGTTTGTGCAACAATCTGACATATCTTCAGCAAGGGCTAAAGTTAGTTAACTaagttatgaaaacaaaaaaaaaatacttttccctAGACATGGGACCACAAGGAACGAACTAGGATGGGAAGAATGTGTTATTTACAAgattattgaaatttgaatgttttttaagcaCAGCATGAACAGGACATGTTGATGTACTGATTTAAGATTAGAACGAAATTTAAAACGGCTGCTTAAACAGAGCGTGAGGAATTGCGTGCATTAACATTGCtaactttaacaaatataatggaaaacagaaagaaaaagaagataaaataagtattcTACTTCTTTATAGTGATCTAATATTTTGGCCTTGAACTGTTTACATATTTAGTCTATTTATCACAATTTTTATCCCATGTCATTAACTGATAGGACTATCAAATCAGGATGCTAATCTCACTAAACCAAATTGTTTTCAGTAAGTACCTTGGAAACCTGATTACTTTATTATAGACAAAAAGATAAGTGTGCAAATAAAGAACCGCTCAACCAAACAGAACTATGATTAGCTCATCACATTAttgcatattatattatttgcacCTTCATTTAACATTCTGTTCGAAAATTCTGTTACTGAgtgttactataaaataaagtgGATATGTATAGCTATTCAtaggtagaaaaaaaatatatttcaataaacaatttagaaGAGTTggtaagtaaacaaataaatttaattttatctttaatattacaAACTGGCTATGATAATTAGTGGTATTAggttaaacacaaaatatattattaccttATTATAATAGCTTTAGCTTAAgctattaataatgaatttaaagacACAGATAGCACGCAGATATAAGTATATGATACTTTTCAGTGGTTATGAATCTTATCATAAAATAAGCATTTGAATAAAGAAGGACATCTCAACCGGAACCACTATGCATAATATAGCAAAAGAAATGTATCTTACCGTAGCAGTCTTGTCAGGCCATCTCTCTAGATTCTGCCACACAAAGTCATTCACAGTATTTGTAGTAGGTGGTAGGTCCTTGAACACAGAggtcagaatatttttttcagagcCCGCCAAACTCTTTTGTCGGACAGCCACAGACAAGAatccatttttgtttttcttcaataCTTTTAGCACATTACTCCGAACTGCACTGGACATGGTTTACGTTGTATATTCtgaaacatataatattttaatggccTGTAAACAGAAGctgtgaaacaataaaattttaatgatacttaATGTTATGCTATTTTTTACGctgctataaataaaaacagatttaaaaaatacagacttaatatatttttctacagAACACTGATTAAATTACTACACTGATTAACTTAAATTTTGGCTAGCcattgagaaaaatatttgagatcGCCGAGTAGCGATAACACCGccaatttgtacattttacatgttattttactgtatcaaatgttttctttgatgtgcaataaagtagatttgtattgtattgtattgttattcAGGCACAAGGATGAaagttgattatttaaatttaaaattgaccTGCTTGTATTAACTGTGCCGCGGTATAATATATATGACACAGATTTAACATAACCTTCTAAATGatcttagaaatatttaagtttcatcTATCTTATCAGTACCGACTTGAATTGGgtcgaataaattatattaattaataaaaagcagCTATGTAATTCCTCCTTTTAATACATAACTTTACCTTTGTAGTTTATAAACAATCGACTGTCGGCGGCAGTAGGTACACgaaaatatagttcaaaaatatctttttaagaAGCTAAGACACCTCCCGTCACCGCACGTCCGtacatgaattatttaattcGTTGATTGAAAACTCCGTTCTTTAAATTAATCTTCATGTCCTTGGACTTTGAAACAACGACTAGACATCAAGTTTGTGGCTTTCACTTTGTTTTCATATATGAATAGGTGAAACGATTTCAAAGttagtaaacaaaaactattatggCGCTAGTATCTACGCAAATCTTGTGAGATGGAAAGAGAGGTCATATTGATACTAATGTTCTAGTTTACTTACTTCATTTGACAAAAGAACGTCATAAACAGCTGGTCACCGTTTCGTTTCACGTAAAAAAATTTCGGTGTGCTATTTTGCAGTAAAAACATACTAAATTAGTTCcatcaaatgaaattaaaagctGAATTGGACATGgttacgtttttttatgaagGATcaggattttaaaacaaaagaaaaatgtggaATAAgttctatattatttaatatcagaGAATTACAGTGACTTAAATCAGACCTTACTTTAGACGGCTTAGTTAGCAGTCAAGTTATACAGAACACataaaatcatacaaaataataaaatatgtaacctACCTAAGAAAAGTACAATTCACATATTGTTCCTTTAAATAGTTCGCGAGGTTAAATATAAAGcgaaaaactgtaaataaagcATATTTCGTCAAATAATCGAGGCTGTTCTTAGAACTTTGTCTCAGCATCATTTGGAATAAATTGAAGCGTTCTGTAAGACGTAGTTGCCTGTAACATAGATCCAAAACACAAACTAAGATTTTGAAGAgggcataaaaataataaatgctttttaaatagTATGTTAAGAAACTTTTCTTGAACATTTTCTGGTTATACTTTTCATACTTTAGccagataacaataaaaataaagcatttcaaAAACTATTGTAAAACATTCCAAAGAGTTACCCACCGAATTAGTTGGTCTTTGGTGTTTGTTATACAATACAGATAAAATGTCATAAAACGAACTTAAAAGATCCTAAAAATAGCGTAAAACTAAAGGCCAAAGTATGAAACTTTCAAAAGCATTTCTTTAGCACATTGAACACAATTTGTACCAATTTCAGACTAGTTGCTAGTTAATTTTTGGCAATTAAGgacaaatctaaataaaaaatcgacGTCTATTATACGAGAAATTCAGATggcataaataataatctaaataataGTTAGTAGTTTACTTTCGTGAGgagaaaaacgtatttttcagATTTAAACTCAAGTCCCATGTTTCTGATTAGTATTCATTCAATCCCTTAACAGCCGAAATAAAGCTACTTAGGTTTCTTGTAGCATGTTGACATATAAGTTAATTTTCGAGTAAATGTATTCAACAAATTTTACCAGTATCGTGAAAGTGAATTCCGAAGTAAAAGCTAACAGGCCactaaatcaataataatttacatacattatgtaCCCACTTTATACAGCTATAGtggataatattattacatgtaaaataatgatattagtgtaagacattaaattatatcgtctcattgaagaaaattattttggacATAGCAAGTCCGAAGTCCATAATAATT is part of the Trichoplusia ni isolate ovarian cell line Hi5 chromosome 7, tn1, whole genome shotgun sequence genome and encodes:
- the LOC113495823 gene encoding 4-coumarate--CoA ligase 1-like — its product is MSSAVRSNVLKVLKKNKNGFLSVAVRQKSLAGSEKNILTSVFKDLPPTTNTVNDFVWQNLERWPDKTATVCAVTGRGYTYAQTHRMSIAFAASLRSKLKLQNDDKVAIILPNIPEYACTILGVLQAGCVASMMNPVYTVDELKRQIQLIKCKAVVASNISYANIKQALSELQMDIPIVLVENEGLPEGTIRFAEFAEDFNLDTDCLKAVRRGPKDLAILPFSSGTTGFPKAVALTHASVLAMNQQIIDPEIVVCKETTATNQAVLPAILPFFHIFGFNSLMLSQMTQGAKMVTLPYFKPELFLKTLVQHKAEVLFLVPPMVVFLGKHPAVTPKHLESVYGIISGAAPISAQDAEAIVAKNKAINFRQGYGLTETNGGISVGRNDDHNHASVGHVFPSSKVKIADLQTQEALGPGQEGEIWYRGPNVMNGYYENEEATKEVMTEDGWYKTGDIGRYDDKKYLYVTDRLKELIKVKGFQVPPAELEMVLRTHPKVLDCAVLGIPDEISGELPKAFVVTQQGQTLKDDEILDYVNSKVAVFKKIKEVQFVKEIPKSAAGKILRKNLKEMYC